The DNA region AAATTAATGTTACATTTTGTGCATATTATATATGTTTTACTTTTGCATCCGGGATTTTTGCATCTGCCAGTGCTTGCGACATTCTTAAATTCAGGAAAATGTCCCACATTATCAAATCTGATGTCATCTATCGGTTTTAAAATTTGCTTCCTTCTTTTTGGAACTGTTGGTGAAATGACAGGGCAGTTGGATGGTCGACCGCGTTTCTTCCCTGCAGTCGATCCACAAAGAACAAGACTTTCCGCAACATAAAGTCGAAAAGCCAGCAagtctaaaattttattctttggcAAACCAATTGCTTCTGCATCTGATCTATAATTCAACCAAGAATTAACCACTGCAAGATCAAATGCATGGTTGGCCATCCGAAGTGTCCACTTCCTGGTTCGGATTTTTGTCTTGTGAATGGCAAGTAAAAAGTCGCATTTATCAACCCCTCCCATGCTTTCATTATAGAGTCTAATGCACTCAGGTCGATCAATTTCAATGAAGGCATTGGTAGCTCGATCCCACCGTTTACATTTGTCCATAGTCCCGATACCTTTATAGTTGGAGCCTACATTTACAGTGTTATTATCTAGCCACTTCGTGATAACCACTGACCCATCATTACTCCTGACCTCTTCGGCGTAGCCTCGTTTTTGGTTCTTCTTCACCTTTGGATCATCTGTGAGAGGAGGGTTTGAAAATCTATTGATTCTTATGGTACCAATGGCGTAGATATCTTTCTTCAGTAAATACTGGAATAAATgataactagaaaaataattatcgaaGTAGAGGCGGCAATTCTTTTGGTCAATGCGCTCTGCGAGTTGCATGACTACTGACGGCCCGAGACCAAAATCCttgtatttttcttgaatttctgtACTACTACCTTGGTATAAAATGAAGTCATATACAGTCCCACTTTCCCCGCAAAGTGCGAATACTTTTATACCCCACTTAGTTGGTTTATTCTTGATAAACTGTTTCACGTTAATTTGTCCTTTGAATCCAATCATTTGTTCGTCTACACAAAGGTTTGGCTCGATGTCAAGGTTTTTACATTGAGCTCTGATAGATTCATAAATCGGTCTGATTTTCCAAAACCTGTCATTAGAATTAGCTGGTTTCTCATTCACATCTGTTACATGGAAAGCTTGCCGAATTTTATGGAAGCGATTACGACTTATGTTGTCTAAAATGAGTGGAATACTGAATTTTTGGTTCCAAAATAGATGTATCTGCGGGTAATTGAAAATACCCATAGCCAGGTTTACTCcgataaaaactttcatttctcGCTCATTTACCGGTGGGAAATTAGCCACATTTGTTCGAGTCGCATAAAGGTTCGTTTTTTCCACCATGTCTTGCACCAAGTCATCTGTTATATAACGCTGAAAATATTCATAGGGCGATGGGAGACTTGTGACTTCTTTAGGCGGTAACTCATAAAAGTTTATGGCATGGGAGTCAAGAGGACCTTTTGTCCAAGAGATGGATTTTCTGTCAGTTAAATtgagagaattaaaaatttccttgcgAACTGCAGGATCAGGGTTTGGTGGCTGTCTTGGAGCCTGACTGCTCTGATGTGATTCACTGGTACCTTGACTACTTGATGCAGATCTTTCCCTGTTTTGCCGCTGACTTGTTGATCTCTTTTCTCTGGTCGAGGAGCTTGAAGCCTTTGAAGTGGACGGCCCAGGAATGTCCTCcggtaaatttataatttcgtaCACATCAACATCATTATCATCTGATGGATTATCTTCATGGTCTCCACCTGATTCaatcaaaatcattcataaaaCTCTGAGAGGAAAATAAGGTAGCTGACGTGACGTGAATCTAGGGTCTTAGTTATTGTAAGGTAACTTTATCAATTGAAAGGCACACAGGAAACAGGACGAGATATTTTCTTACCTTCTTGATCAATTACAGCTACTTCATTGACTGCGTCCTCATCATCCGAGAGATTTTCTAAATCGGAAGTATCACCATCACTGATTAAAATGTTAACTATTTGTTCATCCGACAAATTGTCATAGCTTAAAAATGACATTGTTCTCTAAATTAGAACGTTAAGTTTCATAAAATCTCCGAAAAACAAACACAAGCCGTGAGCACGCACTTCCTTTCACAGTTTGTTTACTTTGATCGCTGACCGGAAACAGGtggcgttgaaaatattgtcctcTATACGGGACGATGTTTCTATAGAGTATAGAGGCTTCAGAAATCACTTCTGATTGATCTAAAAAATCACATGCACTCTACCAACgtatctctatttaaaaaaaaataaccgagACTTTTATCAATGtcttaaaggaaataaaaaaatgctaaatttgttACGTCCGGTCACGTAGTAAAACAGCCCGGATATCCCAATTGCGAGAGTTGTAAGTAGTTCTAGATACGCCGAGTAGGTGGCAGCATGATACAGACCTCATCAATGTAGTGTCCTCTATATGAGACAAAAATATTAACAGGTCCAGAATAGGTCCCTAGTCTATTTATCTCCATTTTAAGCAACGTCCTCTGTATGGGACAATagagcgaaagggttaattaattttgagtacatggaaaattgtttgtttttaaaagtgTTACACTCAAAGTTAAGGTTATTTCTAGAATCATATTTGCGCCCATTTATTTACTGATGGGATGTGGTTTTTTATACATcaattttgtttattgaatttGGATTACATGGAAAAATTAATGGCTGGTGTAGATTTCAATGAACTACTTGAATGGGAATGTCTTCTTTTCTAGtctattttgtgatattttgaaattttattttaatggctgtCTTCGCAGGCAGTTCTAAGTACATATTAGCAGTGAATGACTTTGTTGAAGGAACAAGTTGTGATAGTTCATGTAGCAATTACTGAGTCCAAGAGATACTCAATGGCTTCCACTTGGTCACATTTCATCTATGgtcttcaaatatgaaaaagagtcaaaaaattcattaatgtggaatgaaaaaagttcatgttaaatatccatgtttaaaataatgcaatgcacCTCAATAATAGATCACTCATTGTTggaaatacctcatttttcgATGGTAAGCCTGTTGCATATGTAAACCTCTAGTGGTGCAATGCGCAAATGAAGTCTGGTATCTAAACTAAACCTTGCTAGCCTGGTCAGTTATGAGCTAGGGCGTCAATGAGCATGGAGttcgtgtaaaatatttgctaatgTGAACTTTTTATGCCTGTTTCCttaattattctcaagtttttggCGTTGGCATACGTCATAGAAATGAGtgtaatgtattagaaatttgtaaattacTGAGTATTTGGTGGATGATTTGTTTGtggagtgaactggtttacaggttgaatgagttattgcagTGAAAAACACAGGTATTAACATTGGGAATTTCTCGTAGTCTTTACAAAGGAATTGGGTGCTCTCCTCAAATTagaaagctaatttttttcaagtttagatgagcaagttaaagttattaaggtatgcaaaataatatttttgcatataaaatatatatgcagtataaataattcatgattcTCTATATTCTTGTTGCttgagagcttcaaagttcggaACAATTACCAAATTCTTTCCTGCCACAAAAACGCCCTGTGACATCAGCGAGTAAGCAGACttgctccatggcaataacaaaacagaaaCAATGATAACAAATATCTACGACGATaatgattcataacttgaaggatgtgtcaaaaacagttgtgaatattttaaagtttttatggtGCCTGTATTGTGCAATGGTTGACTCCAACTTCGTAAAGACGcatcctgggaacattctgaaggtagattaattcatggccacttatttcttctccagtaatgaagatttatttttgcAGAGTTGTGAagccgcaaaattgaaatgtgacataaattaaatcattaatctCATTCGCTAataatctaaagcttggtttgtgtctcatttaactactgtcatttactcattgcttttaatgtgtacttggtgcaatattggaatatgtgatgttaacgttttggagaaatacaacggatcatattttacgctgatttacttagcattcctaAGGTCTGAAAGAGAGACATACTGTGCTTCTACCgtttgttaggttcaagtgttaataaatttgaacgTTTGCACTATTGAGGCTAAGGTGACACCATAACATTAAGTGACAACAATAAGCTTATACTGTGGTAGTtgccgtggatgaggaggatgagaaagtaataagCGCAATTTGTCAAGatggtgctgcatcttccagtttgcatacattctttaaacctatcaattattcaggataaatatttcacatgactgatgatggaattgacgtataaaaaattaattgtattgagagatacataggtttttctaaaacttggacaaatagtctactggcaccacttaaacctattgtttactggcctctgatgacacgctcagccaacatggcaatgggtcattttgagcgcaagattaatgtataattttcaaagtgaaattctacaaaaaatacgtagcttagagaagaactgctttcactttaatttacggtacgaaggatatttttttatcgcataatcattcattttcagtaGAATTCCCCATTCCGAGGGTACCCCTGTGCAGGCTTAGCGTgaagaaaatgattattattacaacatattcacttcaaatgtgGCAGGCCAGATAACTGTAGAGCTTGCCTTGTATGATTTTGTCTACTTCGGAGTAAGTGAggggttacattttattgatttccttagttattgttttattccattctatGGGCATGCTTTCCACGACAAGTCTGAAATGTCTTGCATATGAtttcattcctttcgtaggttgcCTTTGGAACTGGCCAACCTGCCACTTTatgcccactgtgcttgaaaaagcccatcaaattcaatgatttcagatatatttgtcatattttggaCGCAGAATGTTAtctgaaatattttgcaaaattttgtgtGGAAATTTCTTCAGCGTGATTGAATCTTTTTTCATTGTAAGCCCTGTGAAATCATTCAGGCaagcagatattaacttgtttGTGTTGATGTACCGTATAGCCCGGCCGGCTGTAGTTTCAAGTTCATATCAAcgggaatgaaaaatttagcgaaatgtttgtatttgtgggCTCAACAGATTATAGCAATAGAAAAAGTAACTATAtcttgtatttgatgaatcacttgccACGAAGGGCAAAAAATAATGCTCAGTGACTCCAACAAAGTATTAGGTGCCAAATTCACGAAAAAGCAATTCAGTTAGAGATCAAAATTTAATGGAGCattaaagtttttaatgaataatgttaaatgttatgaaaggaCCTTTAAAATTATCGACAGAGCAGTGGAAAATGTTCAGCATTCAACAAAATAcatgaattgattaatttttgtaaatataacctgtaaatttgatgtttgaattgaatgaaacaaatatcttGAATTCAATATTCTTTGAGTTATCACAGACAGTTCCGTCTGGTTTTAGTTTTAGCTCATTATAATGTTAATAACCCAGCGTTACTCACGCGAGATTCCCGATCGAGGTTACTTGTGTGGGGTGCTCCTGACACCACatagaacatttttaaaaaatgggttaGACAACAtttcatttgagaaaaattgctaagattaatgtatttttaagtataGCGTCATTGAATCTACAATGGGTCATCCTATAAAAgaataaacaatttaattattgCTATTATCAGTGCCCAAATGCAATACAATAAAGATGTACTAATGGAATTAGATTTTATAGTGAATGAAtgtaatggaagggaaaaatttaactgagtttatcatttaatcatctgaaagtaaatattatgattttaataaaGTTTTACTTGCAGTTTTAATTTGAAGGTAGAGTGTCATCCTCACGGCAGACGTGACTCACAATTGCGCAGAAAAACGATGCTTGATTATAGTGTTGACATGTCTGAAACAATGACCACTGTGACCTGGTGTTCCATCTGAGAAATATTTGTTCACACTTCCAATACGTATCTGATAATACTTGGATTATCCTGAGACTATACTTGGGGGTGGTGTTCCCCCCAAAATTTATAGCCTAATCCTCATCTGTCTCCTACAAAAATTACTTCCTCAGAATCTTCAATATGCACAGTGAGTAATGTTATCATGGCATTAGCACGGTAGTCCTTTTCTACTGCCTGCTGACTCATATTTCGGCAACTTATTCAAGTTTCGTAGTCTAGGTTCCTAATGATGACAAacatatattgatatttttgcaCTTTATTTTCCTTGTCACTGATCCTTAGAATTTTTCTTACAGTCCTTGGAAATATAATTCATAAAGCTAAAGCACATCCAATTATCGCACGAGAAAcagaacaattttgttttaatgtctttattctgCGAACGTACGATACATTACTACTTCTTTATTTCTTTGCTTGATACCACTTTCACGTGTTGATAAATCAGCGAAATAAGCTGTCTTTCTTTTTTGCTCatttgagattattttatttCCGATCTTCTCCTTATGAATGACTACTAACTCCCTCACAAATGTTTTTGCAGGAATTTTGATCTATACATCTTGCTTCCTAGATTTATGTAATTGTACAGACTGTCCCTAGGGTCATGTGACATgcttgacctctaattttagtaacttttacTCCAgcaatattcgtgaaaattggcatacttatggggagagatcctaagttttgttgagtgcaagcaatgttttagaatttttatttttttaccttacaatgtgggcccaaaccaaaattttcaatgttaaaaaaattgagatagaaaaaagtctgaatttcattgatcaggatgttaattcttaggttttcggacacgaggaaaCCGATAATAACATTTTGTTcatgaaaattcaactgttgaaccagtaaggtcacagtcaaggacataagggtggcaaaaagaatagcataaaaTCATAGGTGTATGTTGTGATTTAATCTAATCACTCATTAAATCAATCACAGACTTTCAACGAAGTCCAATTTATTAACACAAGACATATTAAATACTAAGTCTTACAACGTACTGTTGACGTGACATCCGGAGCGGTAACCAGGGTGACTACTACTACACACGACTCACACTGCGCAGTCCCTGTGCGCCACAGGTACTCACAACATCTCCCTTTCCTTCAATAAGTGATCGACTTCCACAATTAGTCGCTTAGGTGGTCTCACCTCTCGCCCAGATCTTTTGGTATAATCATTAACAGTGGGTTTATTTACAATAGGTTCATTGCCATCATATGTACGTTCCTTCTCTGGGTATTTCACATATAACCCAGGTACATCATCATGAGACCAATAATTCAGGGATTAattattcacttttatgtgtTGCCTGGTTCTCCTATATCTTTTCCCAAATACATCAACAATTACATACGATCTTGGAAaaccattttttttcaacaatacgACCCCTGAACCATCTTGAGCCGGgtgtttttttaaaccatattgCATCACCAATCGacaattccttaaaattttttgtatttctgtTGTAATAATACATCGGTTTTTGTGACTTCAATTCAAGTACATCTTTCATGTTTTTAACAACATTTGGTCTAAGTTCATGTTTGCTGCTCAGTAAATTTGTATTTAAAGATCTTGAAAATAACAGTTGAGCAGGTGAAGGACAACTTTCCTTTACAGTATTTCTTAAATGTAACAACGCTAAATAAGGATCCGAACCACTTACATGAGCTTTcctaaaaaactttttaatggtTTGTACAGACCTTTCAGCTAAGCCATTTGAACGAGGGTAATTTGGACTAGACATTACATGCTCAAATTCATActgttttgcaaaatttttaaattcagaggAATCAAACTGTTTACCACCATCAGTAATCAATACAAGCGGAATTCCATGTCGCGCAAATATAGAGTTACAATGATCAATGACAGAACTGCTTTTCAGATCAGTCAACAAAGCTGTTTCAATGAACTTAGAGTAATAGTCAACAATAAGTAGATAATTTCTACCtgcataatgaaaaatatctgcacCTAGTTTTTGCCAAGGAAAATCAGGTACTTCATGTGGTATCATTGGTAAATTACTATTAGCATTGCTAAAACTAGCACAAGCTGTGCACTGTTTGACTTTAGCCATAATTTGAGAATTCATCCCAGgccaatataaaatatttcttactcTATTTTTACAGAATTCAATTCCTAGGTGACCCTCGTgtatttttgttaacatttcttTGCGTAGTGTTTCTGGAACAACTAcagcttcatttttaaatattaacccATTTATAGTATGCAAATCATATCGCACATTCTAAAATGGTAATACCTTAACATCCAGTGACTTTTTACAATCTGGCCACCcttcttgtaaatatttttttacagatctaAGCACTACACCCTTTTCAGTTTCAGTTTGGAATTGTAACAATTTCTTATGAGAAATAGGTAACATATCAAAATTTAGCTTCACTTGAGCAACCATTTCCTCATTAAGATCATCTAAATTTGAGTCTTTTTCTTGTAAAGGACTTCTGGACAATGCATCAGCAATATGCATTTCAGATCCCGGTTTATAATGAATATCCAAATCATAACAAAGTATTTCTAACATCATCCTCTGTAATCTGGGTGGGACTGATGCTAAAGGTTTTTTAAATATGGAGACTAGAGGTCGATGGTCTGATTCCACTATAACCCTCTTTTCATAAATGTACTGTCTGAAATGACAACATGCAAATACTATGGCATACATTTCTTTCTCAATAACTGCATAGTTACGTTGCGCCTCAGTTAATGACTTGGATGCATATGCTACTGTCCTTCCCTCTTGCAGTAACACTGCACCAACTCCATAAGCTGAACTGTCCACTGACAAGACAATTGGTTTGTTGATGTCAAAATATTTGAGAACGGGAGCTTCACTTATTTTATCTTTAAGCTTTTGAAAAGCTACATCATGAATTGAATCCCACATCCATAAGGAGCTAACTTTTAAGAGATCTCTTAGTGACGAAGTTAATTCAGAGTAAATAGCAATGAATTTAGACTAATAATTTGTTATGCCTAAAAATCTCTGTAACTCTTTTTTATTCTGAGGTTTTTGCATTTCTTGAATAGCTTTAGCTTTATTTGCATCAGTACTAATTCCTTCATGTGACATCCTGTGTCCTAGAAACTTGATTTCTTTCACACCAAATGAACATTTGTTCAAATTGAATTTCATCCCATTTTCTTTGGCTACTTGCATAAAATTCCTCAGTCGCGTATCATGCTCGTGCTTAGATTTTCCCCTCACAAGTATATCATCTATATAACATTCTACTCCTTCCAATCCTTCAAATAATTGTGTTATCACTCAACTAAATAATTCAGGAGCACAAGTTAGTCCCATTGCTAACCTCAAAAATCTGTATCTCCCAAAAGGAGTAGCTAATGTACAGAGTTTGGAACTTTTCTCATCCAACTGTATCATATAAAATCCTGAACTTGCATCCAATATAGAATAATAGCATGAATCACTTAGCTTTGCTGAAATTTCTTCTAATGTGGGAAATTTATATCGTGGTCATAAAATTGCCCTATTTAAATGTCTTGGATCTGAAAATATTCTCAGATTACCATCTTTTTTCTGAACTATAACAATAGGATTAACCCATTCTGTAGGTTCCACTATTTTACAAATGACACCCTGAACTTCCAGGTTTTTCAATTCCTTCTCTAATTTACCAACAATTGAAAAAGGTATTTTTCTGCAAGGACTAATACTGGGCCTTACATTTGAGTCAGTTACAATAGAGTATTTATTAGGAAGACACCCTATATCCCCATTAAAAAGCTCAGGAAACTCTTTAGTCATAGAATGTTGAACTAGCCCCAGCTCTTCAACCTTACATATTTGGCTTCTTTTAACTTCCACCACATAAGCATTTTTGGAAATCAATTTATACTTCACACAAGTAGCTATTCCTATTGTAGgaggaatattttctttcactacAATAGATTCCCAAGTATGACAAGAACCTTGTGGAAATACCCCTTTCAACTCACAAGTTCCCTGAATGTCAAGCAATTCACCACTAATCGCTTGAAGTCTAAGATTATTACCAAGTATTGGTTTCACATTAGCTCCAGCTCTCTTAGCAGTACTTACAGATATCACATCAGTTTCTGCACCTGTATCTAGCTTAAACTCAACAATTTCTTTACCAAATTGTACAGGTATCATCCAAATTTTGGGATCATTTCCTCTACTATTCACCTTGCATATCTGAAATGAACTTATATGAGAAGGCATGCTATCACTATGCTCATTATCAACTCGTGAATTCAGTTCAATCTCGTCTACAGATTTTACAGTTCTGCAGAATTTAGCTAAATGATTCATTTTATGAAAGATACGACACCTTACCCCAAATGCTGAACACTTGTTTGGATTTGGGTCATGATAACGTCCACATCTACCACACTTCTTCTTACAAGAAGTTCTCGGCGATGACGAGCCAGCGTTCTTCTTCCCAGCTTGCGTGGAATGTTGTCGACTGCGGAGGCTGTGGACTGCTTGCTGCGGCATCGAGACTTTATTCTCAATAATTTGGACCTGTTTGGTAGAGAGTTCAGCAGCCTTACAAATATTAAGAGCCCTAGTTAAGTCCAACTCCCCTTCTCTCAATAGACTCTGCTTAACATATGCGAAAGTCTCCGATAAACCACAGATCAAAATGTCTTTCATTAGACTATCTTTAAGATCACCAAATTCACAAGATATACTTAAATTGGTCAGATCGGGTACAAAGTCATTGATGGATTCCGATTCACCTTGAACACGTGTGAAAAATTTGTCTTTCAACCGTGAGGTTTCTCTTCGGAACAAAGTGGCGATCCAATAATTCAATTACTCTCTCCAATTTTTTGCTGTCCTTATCCGACAAATTGAAGGAGTTATATATCTCAAACCTTTATCcccaatgaaatgaagtaacagGGATACTTGCCTCTTCTCTTCTTGACCATCACACCCACTCgcttttaaataaagtttaaatttttgcttCCACTTTATCTAGTTTCCAACGATGTCACCATCAAAGGACAATTCGTGAATATCATTTAACTCTTTCACGGTTTTCGCCTTTTCCCCCATGGTGCAACTGACTTATTTCGCCGATTTCTCTCGAGTCGTAACTAACAGTCGACCTTCGTAAACCTCAGACACCATGTTGTGATTTAATCTAATCACTCGTTAAATCAATCACAGACTTTCAACAAAGTCCAATTTATTAACACAAGACATATTACATACTCAGTCTTACAACGTACTGTTGAGGTGACGTCCGGGGCGGTAACCAGGGTGACTACTACTACACACGACTCACACTGCGCAGTCCCTGTGCACCACAGGCACTCACAACAGTGTCCATGCATGGGTTtgaaagggtgcccaagtcattggtattgtccaaatacttgTCTTATCCAgtatttgacctccaaggctaatactgaggtcGAATGTCATAGAGGTAAAGGTCAGGCCATCATAACAACCAAAGTGTACAACcacaggttttaaagggtgctgaaggcatttttgcagttcatttatcagtattgttgattttttgaccttagGAGGTCACAATGGCAGTCAAGGGTCTTAGAGGTAAACGTCAGGCCAttgtgacaaccaacgtgtcaaactgTAGGTTTTTAAGGGTGCTTACAACAGTTTTGCAGTtaatttatcagtattgttgatttttttacctccatGGTTCATAATGGTGGACAAAGGTCATAAAGGCATGCTTTGATATATCAaggaaactaatgtccccaaccaaagggtgaccaagtgagtgaaTAGTGCCCATTTTGTTAAGTCGTTACCCTCCTGAGGTCATAAGGTGGCCAACATTCACTGaggtttgcacaaaaatatccagGGAATTATCCTGCTAGCCGGAAGGTTTTCTAGGTTCCCCCAAGACAATGGAGCGGTAAACA from Ischnura elegans chromosome 13 unlocalized genomic scaffold, ioIscEleg1.1 SUPER_13_unloc_4, whole genome shotgun sequence includes:
- the LOC124173315 gene encoding piggyBac transposable element-derived protein 3-like; its protein translation is MSFLSYDNLSDEQIVNILISDGDTSDLENLSDDEDAVNEVAVIDQEGGDHEDNPSDDNDVDVYEIINLPEDIPGPSTSKASSSSTREKRSTSQRQNRERSASSSQGTSESHQSSQAPRQPPNPDPAVRKEIFNSLNLTDRKSISWTKGPLDSHAINFYELPPKEVTSLPSPYEYFQRYITDDLVQDMVEKTNLYATRTNVANFPPVNEREMKVFIGVNLAMGIFNYPQIHLFWNQKFSIPLILDNISRNRFHKIRQAFHVTDVNEKPANSNDRFWKIRPIYESIRAQCKNLDIEPNLCVDEQMIGFKGQINVKQFIKNKPTKWGIKVFALCGESGTVYDFILYQGSSTEIQEKYKDFGLGPSVVMQLAERIDQKNCRLYFDNYFSSYHLFQYLLKKDIYAIGTIRINRFSNPPLTDDPKVKKNQKRGYAEEVRSNDGSVVITKWLDNNTVNVGSNYKGIGTMDKCKRWDRATNAFIEIDRPECIRLYNESMGGVDKCDFLLAIHKTKIRTRKWTLRMANHAFDLAVVNSWLNYRSDAEAIGLPKNKILDLLAFRLYVAESLVLCGSTAGKKRGRPSNCPVISPTVPKRRKQILKPIDDIRFDNVGHFPEFKNVASTGRCKNPGCKSKTYIICTKCNINLCCAREKNCFHEYHVKK